The sequence ATCAGCCAAGAGTACTCAATATAATAAGAGAAATCAAGAAAATATGTGTTTACCTTTCTTCACATTATAACCCGAGGACTTCAGAAACGGTACCATTTTGGACTCAATTTCATCATACCTATAAAAAGTTTGTAACAATTAAAGACagccattaaataattatattgcaaCAGTTGCTAGGAAAAAAAACAAGCACCTCTCCTTTGACCAATTAACTGTAGGGTCGTCCATTTTATTGACAACAACAAGCAACTTCGAAACACCCAAGGTCTTTGCGAGCTGAACATGTTCACGAGTTTGTCCACCTCTCTCATACCCAGTTTCAAATTCCCCTTTCCGAGCAGAGATAACCTGATAGGATTGACTAAGATACAGGCTCTGATATTATAGTAAAAGACGGCAAGAGTTGGTACAAGTAGAAAATTTTACCAGTACACCTATATCAGCTTGAGAAGCACCACTAATCATATTAGGTACATAACTTTTGTGACCCTGAAAACATCAGAAATGAATCATTAATGGTTCAATTACCCAAAAAGAAACTATGTTAATATACATTTGGATAAATACAGTATtagatatatatgtgtgtgtgcatgTGTGTACGTTTGTATAAGTGAGTGTGTGTATGTAGACACGCAAATTTATAGACACAGTGGGGTTGGGTTTTGTAGAATGAAGAAACCTTATGGTAAATAGAAGGTAGAAGACAAGGTGACGGAAACATGTGGTAGTTGTGCATCAGCTTCTGAGCAGGTGTGCATATATTTATTAAAAGTGATGCACAACCGCCACTTGTCACCCTTTCCAACATTTACCACCATAAGGTTGGTTTTATGTAATTTAATACCAACGCATACATACATATActgatatacatatatacatagtaTATATAATGGTGTTACAGATATTAAATGGAGAAACATGGGATCATAGAAATATAGTAAATCAATTTTCCAAAAAAACACTTATAAGTTTACAtgttaataaatgtaataataagtaTTGTCAGGCACTCCACACAAATTTTAGATACAAGAAATAGAAGATACCGGTGCATCGAGTATGGTAAATCGTGTAGTCTCCGTCTCGAAATGTGCTCTGCCAACTTCAACAGTTTTCCCCTATAGTGAGCATTAGACATTAGCATATAAACAGGTGGCAATTAAACAAGAAAGAAGCCAAGGTTAAGTAGGATAAGTAGAACAACTGTAACATCAAGCAACACATGAGAAATGAAGTAGCAAGTAAGAATTTCTCACGACGTTCAAATACCCAAGAAACATATTAATACCTTAGCCCTCTCCTCTTCATTGGTATCCATAATATATGCCATGTACCAACTCTCTCTACTCTTATCCTTAGCTTCCTTTTCGTACTTCTGAATCGTACGCTCATCAACTTGACCACTGAGGTATAGTATCTGGCCTCCAATTGTAGACTTCCCAGCATCTTCAGTCCATAGTAATTATattatagaaagaaaaaaaaaggttgCAACGAAATTAACAAGATAACAAATAAAGATTCTCAAAATTAGAATGTAGGATCATCCTAATATGTCCAAATACAACCTATACAAGTAGCATTTCTCCAGTAACATATGAGCGAAGACATAAAGAGCCAAAATATAACCTTTTATatgattaaatatataaaagaggaTACAAAATTTACATCCTATAAATGTACAGTCATTCAAAATTAGAAGCCACATATAAACTAATAAAGCATGCTAGAAACCAATATAAATGAATAGTTCAATATAACCAAATCCGAAATTGAACAATACCACGAACTCCGAGAACTGCAAAATAACAAGACCCCCACATGACTCTGAAATACAAGAAAAAAGACAATACATGCAGCCTGTATGAAAAATGTATTACAAGTTCCGAGAATAGCCAACTGACAACACACACCACTAGATCATCTCGAAATATCCAAATAAGGCTGAATTGACATATAACGAGAATGTGTTGAGAATAAATTTCTTTAAGTGCACATCCtatgtattcatataattttaataaaaaggaaaaaaataaacaAACTCCTCAAAACCTAGTGCCACAAACTTTTCATAAAATAAGGTTAAAAATTTTATCAGTGGAAAAACTCCAAAGGCCAACGTGATGGATTGGGACAAAACTAAAAAGAAAATGCACAATAAAGACAACCAGACACACTGATAACCTATATTATGACTCAATGACGTAACGAGAAACCCAATAATTCAAAAATCTTCTATGCCTATTGTTCTTAATATAATGATGAGACCTTATTCCAACATATATGATTGCAAATGTATTAAACAATATTTTAGCTTcatagaagaaaaagaaaaaaagaaaagaagagCCAGTTACAAATTTGCAAACATAAAGATAGAGGGCCCTAGTGCAGCACTATTAACACATAGCAAGAAAATTAAGTACATCCATAACCAGATAAAAAATTGCTTTATAATCAATAACGACATCTTGAGGATAAGGATGTTTATATGTTTACATACCGACATGACCAATGAATACAACATTCAAGTGTCTCTTCTTATTACCCTCCACCTCCTCAATATGTTCTGAAGCAGGGGTCACTTCTTTCCCTATAAACAGTAAACAATATATCTTGCTGAGATAATAAACAAAATATGTACCAGTAGAAGTTgctaattattatctttattatcttcCAGACAACTGATACAACCGTCTACATATATAACAGCAGGTTTGTATCGGATAACACAGTGAGGGAATCAACAACATCATGCATCTCCAAATGCAAGTCAGTAGGCTTCGAATTTAAACACCGACATACAAGTTTTTACATTATATGTAGTGGCGATTTTAGGATCAAAAACTCAATGGTGTTCTATACAATTTGAGTGGTACTTAGTATAAAAATTTCTAACAAAATGGCTATTCACTTCCATAAAAACCACTAATTTTGAATTTATATGGGGTCCTATCTATAAAATTATTGGTGTCCtataaaattttagtattagtattgtttTATGAAACAAATTTGTTTAATGGGGTCAAAAAGCAAGCTACTAAACCAACAAATTCTCTAAAAAGACTGTAATGTTTCAATAAAGAAAAAAGGATAAGAACTAAGAAGAGAAGCAAAGTAACAGTGTCTTAAAAGCTAAAAAGGTAGGATAAAATTTACTACTAACTGAAAGTTAAAAAGCTACAGTATTGTTAGTATTGTTTCAATAAAAAGAAAATTAAGAGAAGCAAAATAACAGTGCCTTGAAAGCTTAAGTGGGGATACCTCTTGGGCTCGGAAAGATTCAGAAGCTACATTACTACTTTGAAAAAAATGCAGAAGATCTGTACAAGGTTTCATGTAACTTTTCGTAACCAAAAAATGATAACTTCCCAAATAACTAAGACCATGGTAAGAAAGTGATATAAGACTTGTTTTTTCTTAGCAAGTACGCCTCCTTAACATAAATGTCAgtaaaaactataaaaaaaaaaaaaaaaaaaaggaaaattcTACTTACCTTCTTCCAGATCATCAGTGACTACAGACTCTTCAAGCTTCCCATCATCAGTATTAGGCACATTCTTACTATCTTCagctaaaatttaatatattttatttagtaACATTTACAGAACTTGATTGACCTCCACACACGTGAATGGTGAAACCACCAATATTATAAACTATACCATCAAAGTACTATATGTAAATTAATGTTGAAAAGTTAATACACAGACACTCAGTATTTAAAATAGAAATATGAATGAGCAACCCTAACAGTACTAAGAGTCCAAGACTATAAAAAAGTACACAAGATGACCTCAACTACATTGCATAAATGTCTAACTAATCTCACCGTATATAAGAATGTTGCAAGTTCACTGAAACACTTATACATATATCTACATACAGGACTAGGCTAGACTAGACTACAGAAGCTTAAAGCACTGGCCAACTGACATTTACTTAGACCATACTTGATGAGCATAAAGATGTTGATCAAACTTTTATCCTAAAAAGGAAGGCCGGCTGGTTAGATCTACTCATTTACTAAATCTTCGTGAATTAGTAAGTAATAACAAAGGTCATTATAGGTAATTTGAAACATTAACAACTAAAAAGAAGCTTATGAATAACCCTTACCTCGTTCCGAGTTATCGGGAACCACAGGTTCTTCGAGTTTCCCACCATTCTCTACAGGCACCGCGATACTATCTTCCgctaacaattattaataataataaacaataaaaattcaaTTACGTGACATGTATTAACTCACCATACAACTATTATAACTCTATAAACGAGATTAGTTTTTAAAAGTATCTGAAACCCTTATTAACTATAAAAATTAAGAAATACAAGTATACCAGCTGAGTCTAGCTGCAAGGCACGAATGTCCTCCTCAATGTTATCTATATTGATAAACAACACAAGTTCAACAAGGCACTTCAATTATTActagatacatatatacatacagatATCCAGAAATTAAACAAAGTTCAAACCAATAAGTACTTTGATTACCGATTAAATCACCGAATTCAATCACAAAGGTAAATAAACAAAATATTGTTTGACTCGAATCGGATGATTCTTACCCATTCGAACTAGATGAAGAGGACAGATATCGAGATTACAGATTAACGTCTCGAATAAACCTGAAATTACGCCAAAAATAGATACAAAATTACAGtcatatactgatattgatagttAAAAAATTAACAATTCGCCGGCGTGTACACAACTGAGACTTACCGAATAGATATACGAGATGTTGCGATGCTAAAGAAATGAACAAAAGCGAACCAGTTGTTTATGATGGCCAAAAACCCTAATTTGTGTTTACTCTATTGGAACACAAAGTGTACGGTGCGGGTGGGCGTGGGTTTCTGGGTTTGTTAACGATCGCGGCCGACCCGAGCAGCCTATCAATAAAATTTGGGctctgtttttttttattattattattattttattttattttatgcaaaaaaacataaattaaatttatATGACTTTTCACGAAATAGTGAAAAGCCCAACATTACAAAGTGAACTGATTGGATTTACATCACCCATATTCAAACcatcactatcactatcactatACTTTCTGAAAACAAAATCTAAATAAATGCATTATACCCCCATATGCTAAATATGCCTCTGTAACCAAAACATGACCAAACCATGAAAGCAAAGACACTTTGTGAGCAGCACACAATCGCCTCTTCAAGacatttacttataataataaccaAGGTTGATTCGACCATACGTAGATTTGATGACTCGAGCACATCTTTGCATTGACGAGCCATTGAAACACCTTAATTTTGATACGCTTAGGTAAAGTGACCCGAAAAGTATAGCTTCCATTGAACACGACATCATTCCTAGCTATCCATATCGCCCATAAGGTTGTCGACCCAATTAGACCCCAAAAGCCATTAGCTTTTATGCCCTTGCTTTCTTTCCACTCTAATGAAAATTCCAAAATCGATGAGGGCATAACCCGACAAATATTCCACCATACGCATAAAATTCTCCCACACTTTATGAGAGTACGAACAATGTAAAAGCAAGTGATCTATAGACTCAATATGATCCGCGCACCACACACTTGTCGACCGAGATATCGCTTAAACAATGTCTATAACATAGAACCTCTTTAAACGGGACACCCCCATCCACAACCGTATATACCTGTGACAccgctatttatatttatattatatatatatatatatatatatatatatatatatatatatatatatatatatatatatatatatatatatatatatatatatatacacacacgtggcggaagcatttatttattaattaaaaaataaacattaactattgctaagacaaccagtgtcacgtgtcattacaaaatacatatttatacggagaagatgtagttacaatctgttttcaaaagaacacagtttaaactataaaagatcacatcagagtttatcttatcaaacataacatcaccgttcccgtcttctcccaaaaagcactatctacaaaagctatcaacctgcagggaggagatggaggggaattatgtagtgacccgaacttttccatgtttatatatattaattgagattgatatttaatgattaaatgtttccaacatgttaagcaatcaaacttgttaagacttgattaattgaaataggtttcatatagacaattgaccacccaagttgaccggtgattcacgaacgttaaaacttgtaaaaactatatgataacatatatatggttatatatatagttaacatgatattatgataagtaaacatatcattaagtatattaacaatgaactacatatgtaaaaacaagactactaacttaatgattttgaaacgagacatatatgtaacgattatcgttgtaacgacatttaatgtatatatatcatattaagagatattcgtacatcataatatcatgataatataataatttaaaatctcttttgatattataaacattgggttaacaacatttaacaagatcgttaacctaaaggtttcaaaacaacatttacatgtaacgactaacgatgacttaacgactcagttaaaatgtttatacatgtagtgttttaatatgtattcacacacttttgaaagacttcaagacacttatcaaaatacttctacttaacaaaaatgcttacaattacatcctcgttcagtttcatcaacaattctactcgtatgcacccgtattcgtactcgtacaatacacatcttttagatgtatgtactattggtatatacactccaatgatcagctcttagcaacccatgtgagtcacctaacacatgtgggaaccatcatttggcaactagcatgaaatatctcataaaattacaaaaatatgagtaatcattc comes from Rutidosis leptorrhynchoides isolate AG116_Rl617_1_P2 chromosome 4, CSIRO_AGI_Rlap_v1, whole genome shotgun sequence and encodes:
- the LOC139844930 gene encoding uncharacterized protein: MDNIEEDIRALQLDSAAEDSIAVPVENGGKLEEPVVPDNSERAEDSKNVPNTDDGKLEESVVTDDLEEGKEVTPASEHIEEVEGNKKRHLNVVFIGHVDAGKSTIGGQILYLSGQVDERTIQKYEKEAKDKSRESWYMAYIMDTNEEERAKGKTVEVGRAHFETETTRFTILDAPGHKSYVPNMISGASQADIGVLVISARKGEFETGYERGGQTREHVQLAKTLGVSKLLVVVNKMDDPTVNWSKERYDEIESKMVPFLKSSGYNVKKDIQFLPISGLHGTNLQTRVGKSVCPWWNGQCLFEALDAIEVPLRDPNGPFRMPIIDKFKDLGTVVMGKVESGSVREGNSLLIMPNKVQVKVLAIFIDEDKVRSAGPGENLRVRVSGIEEEDILSGFVLSSVEKPIAAVYEFVAQLHILELLDNAIFTAGYKAILHIHSVVEECEILELMQQIDPKTRKPMKKKVLFVKNGAVVICRIQVTNMICIEKFADFQQLGRFTLRTEGKTVAIGKVTELA